The DNA window CCGAAGAGCCGGCTCAGCCCGATCTCCTCGTGCGCGCCGCCGAGCGGGCCGCTGACGTCCTCGCCGATGATCGCCACCACCGGCTTGCTGTCCAGCTTGGCGTCGTAGAGGCCGTTGAGCAGGTGCACCGCGCTGGGGCCCTGGGTGGCCAGGCACACCCCGATGCCGCCGGTGAACTTGGCGTGCCCGGTGGCCATGTAGGCGGCGGTCTCCTCGTGCCGGGCCGGCACGAACGCCGGGTCGCCGCCGGCGTCGTCGAGCGCGGCCAGCAGCGGGGCGAGCGCCGCGCCGGGATAGCCGAAGGCCCGCGGTACCCGCCAGGCCCGCAGGCGCTCGACCACCAGATCGGCGACGGTACGGTCAGCCATCGCCCCGCCCCGGGGTGCCGGCGTCGACGTAGCGCAGCACCGCGCCGACCCCGTCGGTCAGCTCCGGCGCCTCCTCCGGCGCGAGCACGGTCAGGTCCGCGTCGGTGCCGATCAGCGCGCGCAGCAGCGCCGCGTCGGCGCGTACCTTCTGCGGGTCGGCCACCGACATGTCCGCGAGCTGCGCCGGGTCGGTGGCGATCTCGGTCGGCTCGGGGCCGACCCACAGCTCACCGTCGGCGGACGCGTCGTCGACGAGCAGCATGGTGTCCACCTGGTTGCGTTGCAGCGCGGCGACCACCGCGTCGAGCCCGGCGCCGACGTCCTCCTGCACGCCGAAGCGGTCCAGCGCGGCGGCGATCCGCCGGTCGGCGACCTCGGCGACGGTCTGCACGGTGAGGTCGTCCATCAGCGTGTCGTCGGAGCCGCTGGTCCGCGCCCCGGCGTCCGTGCGGACCAGCACGTCCTGCCAGCGCTCCGGTAGCTGGGCCGCGATCATGCCGGTGGCCCGGATGTCGCCGGCCACCACGACCACGTCGGCGCCGACGCGCTCGGCCAGGTCGGCGGTGGCGGCCGCGGCGTCGCCGGCGTTGTGGTGCCACGCCTCCATGGCGGCACGCTGGTAGCGCGACTGCGACCAGCCGCCCGGCCGCACCCGGCGCAGCTGCCGGCTCTCCCGGCCGGTCACCTGGGCCCGCCGGGGCACCCCGCCGGCGCTGACCGCCATCGCGTCCGCGCCGGTGCGGTCGGCCAGCACGCGTACCCAGGCGACCTGCTCGCCGCGTTGGGCGACCAACGGCATGGTGTGCGGCAGCGTGGCCCAGGTGGCCAGGTCGCGCAACGGCGGCGCGGAGAGGTACTCGGTGAGCACCACCCGACCCCGGCTGGCGAAGACCGCGATGCCGTAGTCGCCGGGCATCGGCTCGTGCCGGCGCACCACCTCCTCCACCGCCTCCACGGTCACCTGGTCGGCGCCCTGGGCCAGCAGGTCACCCTTGAGTGCCCGCCAGCGCAGGTCGACCTGCGGGCGGGAGTCGTGGGTGTCCCGGGAGGCGTCCAGGTAGACCGAGCACCACGGCCCGGGACGGTCGTAGAGCGGGCGCAGGAAGGACAGCTGCATGCTCGACCCCTTTCCAGCTCGGCCGCACGCATACCCGCACCCCGGCCGAGTTCACCTGCACCCCTCACCGGGGCGTGACCGCCGTTCATTCACGTCGTTCAACCCGAAGGATCGATACCATCTGTGCACGCAACGGAACTCTCGGTGGTGAACATGGACACGGACCTGCACGCCCGACGCCCGGCGCATCCGACCGAGCGCGTCGTCACCGGACGCCTGGTCCGGCTGATGGAGGGCTACGCCCGGGAGGTACGCGTGGGCCAGCCGGTGCTGGTCGCGGTGCTGACCGCCGCCGGCGTGGTGGGGTTGCTGCTACGGGTGGTCCGCGCGTTGCTGAGCAGCGGCGGCGGCGGTGCGAAGCGCAGCTTCAAGGACCTGAAGAAGGGTCCGGAGTTCCTGGTCACCCCGGTGCGGGTGCGCGACGCCGCGGACCGCCTGGTCGAGGTGGAGCTGCACGGGCACCTGCCGCAGAGCGCGCTGCACCCCGGCGACCACGTCCAGCTCACGCTGCGCGCGCAGCGTGACGCGGACCTGCCGCCCCGGATCGAGCGGATCGTCAACCTGACCACCGGGCAGTTGCTGACCCCGCGCACCGCGACGCTCTGGTCACACCTGGGCCCGGCGCTGCTGCTGCAGGCGCTGCTCGGCGCGTTCCTCGTGCTCGCCGTCGCCGCCTGCTCCGCGCTCACGTGAAAGGAGGGGCCCCCTGTTAACGCCTCCGGTATAGGCGGGGCCCCCTGTTAACCGCCGACGCCGGTGAGCGTGCGGTCGGCGGGAGCCGGGGCGGGAGCGTCGAGCAGGCCGCGGCGGCGCGCCCAGCGCTCGAACAGCACGGTGGCGAACGGCGGCACGGCACTGGCCAGCGCCAGCCCGGTCTGCACCAGCGACCAGCGGCGGCGCCGGGCCACCACGAGGACCAGCAGCCCGTACGCCACGAAGAGCGCGCCGTGGATCGGGCCGAACACCTGCACGCCGATCTCGTCGCGCGGCGGCCCGTACTTGACCGCCATGCCGGCCAGCAGCGCCGCCCACGAGCACGCCTCGGCGATCGCCGCCACCACGAACGCCCGGACCCAGCCGTCACGCATCCCGCACTCCCCCTGTCGCAGCCGGCGGCCATGGTAGCCGCCTCGGCTGTGGCCAGGTGTTAAAAGGGGGCCCCGCCTATGCAGGAGGCGTTAAGCGGGGGCCCCTCCTTGACCCTCGAAGGGTGAGGGAAGGCGGTTCTGGGTACAGGAAAGGTCCTTCGGGCCTTTCCTGACCGGTGGCTTCGTGCCGGGTTGGGAGAACCAACGGTGACAAGGCGGTGACCATGGGCGAGGATGTCGGCGCGCGCACCTTCAGCCGGGAGGATCGGGCCCGCTATCGCGAGAAGGTCCGGCGGTGCCTGGACGTCTTCGCCGAGATGCTGCGCGAGTCCCGGTTCGACGTGGAGCGGCCGATGACCGGGCTGGAGATCGAGCTCAACCTGGTCGACGACAACTTCGACCCGGCCATGCGCAACGCGGACGCGCTGGAGGCGATCGCCGACGAGGCGTTCCAGACCGAGCTGGGCCGGTTCAACGTGGAGATCAACGTGGCGCCGCGCCGGCTCGCCGGCACCGGCACCGCCCAGTTCGAGGAGCACGTCCGGGCCAGCCTCAACGCCGCCGAGCAGAAGGCCCGTACGGTCGGCGCGCACATGGTCATGATCGGCATCCTGCCGACGCTGCGCCCGGAGCACCTGACCGCCGAGACCCTCTCCACCAACCCCCGCTACGCGCTGCTCAACGAGCAGATCCTCGCCGCCCGCGGTGAGGACCTGCCGATCTCGATCAGCGGAGTGGAGCGGTTGGCCACCACCGCCGACAGCATCACGCCGGAGGCGGCGTGCACCAGCACCCAGTTCCACCTCCAGGTCAGCCCGCCGCAGTTCGCCGACTACTGGAACGCCGCCCAGGCGGTCGCCGGCATCCAGGTGGCGCTCGGCGCGAACTCGCCGCTGTTCTTCGGCCGGGAGTTGTGGCGGGAAACCCGCGTCCCGCTGTTCCAGCAGGCCACCGACACCCGGGCGGAGGAGATAAAAGCCCAGGGGGTACGCCCGCGGGTGTGGTTCGGTGAGCGCTGGATCACCTCGGTGTTCGACCTGTTCGAGGAGAACGTGCGCTACTTCCCGGCGCTGCTGCCGGTATGCGACCCGGAGGACCCGGCGGCCACGCTGGCCAGTGGCGGCGTGCCGAAGCTCGCCGAGCTGCGCCTGCACAACGGCACGATCTACCGCTGGAACCGCCCGGTCTACGACGTGCTGCGCGGCCGGCCGCACCTGCGGGTGGAGAACCGGGTGCTGCCGGCCGGCCCGACCGTGCTGGACACGGTGGCCAACGGCGCGTTCTACTTCGGCCTGGTCCGGGCGCTGGCCGAGTCGGACCGTCCGCTCTGGTCGCAGATGTCGTTCAGCGCCGCCGAGGAGAACTTCACCGCCTGCTCCCGGCACGGCATCGAGGCCCAGGTGTTCTGGCCGGCGTTGGGCTACCTGCCGGTGACCGAGCTGGTGCTGCGCCGGCTGCTGCCGCTGGCCCACCACGGGTTGGACCGGTGGGGCCTGGACCTGGCCGAGCGGGACCGGCTGCTCGGCATCATCGAGCAGCGCTGCCTGACCGGCCGCAACGGCGCGACCTGGCAGGTGGAGACGCTGCACCGGTTGGAGTCCGCCGACCACCTGGACCGGCCGGCGGCGCTGCGCGAGGTGGTCCGCCACTACGTCGACCTGATGCACAGCAACCGACCGGTGCACGAGTGGCCGATCCCCTGAGCGGCATGCACGACGTGGGCCGTACCCGGGGGTGACGGCCCACATCGGCGATCGAGATTACGGGGTCGCGCAGACGGCGTAGGACGTCAGGCTCCAGTTGCCGGCGAACGCGTCCTCCTCGTACGTGCCGGAGGTGACCGAGGTCGGCGCGGTGGCCGGCCCGCCGTTCGGCCGGAAGTCGTCTACCACCGCCTCACCGGTGGCGCCGTTCACCTCGTAGCCGGCGCCGGTGAGCACCTTGCCCGCCGGGCAGGGCGCGGCGACGCTGCGGAAGTCGTTCGAGTTGCTGGCGCCGGCCACCGAGGCCCGCACCAGCCCGGCGAGCGGGTTGGCGCAGATCGCGTACGCGGTGACGCTCCAGTTCCCGGCGAACGCGTCCGCCTCGTACGCCCCCACGGTGACCGAGGTGGGCGCGGTGGCCGGTCCACCGTTGGGCCGCAGGTCGTCCACGACCGCCTCGCCGGTGGCGCCGTTGAGTTCGTAGCCGGTGCCGGTGAGCACCTTGCCGGCCGGGCAGGTCGCGGTGACGGTGCGGTAGTCGTTGGAGTTGGTGGCGCTGACCGCGGAGATCCGCACCAGGCCGGGGACGGCGGCGGAGGCCGGGGTGGCGGGGGGGGCGACCACCACGACCGCGGCGGCGCCGCAGAGCGCGAGGGCGACCGCGGCGTGACGCCAGGATCCGGTGTGCTGGGACATGGTTTGCTCCTGTTCCTACCCGGCTGACGCCGGGCTGCCGATGTGACAGCCCTACGCTAAGTAACTCGCCGAACAGGGATTACCGCCGATCTGACCACGCTCGGTAGTCGATATGCCCTCCCTTACTGGGAATATCCGGCATACCATCCCCCGCGCGCGGCACCCCGTCAGCCGGAGACGGCGGTGAAGACGAGCGCGCCGGCGACGGCCAGCGGGAGCGCCACGGCCGCGGCGAGCAGCCGGGCGCGGACCGAACGGCCGACCAGTTCCAGCAGCAGCGCGGCGAGGACGAGGTCGATGGCGACGTTCCACCACGCCCCGGGATAGCCGGTGCGGGCCTTGCCGGCGAAGCGCAGCGCCTCCTCGAGGAAGACCGCCACCGGCAGCGCGGTAGCCACCACCTCACGCCACCCGGAGGTACGCGCCCAGACACCGGCGACGCCGAACACCACGCCCGCGAGCACGCCGGACGCCATCCAGAGCAGCGAGGTGGGTGCCGCGATCACGGCCAGGTCGTCGCCCTGGAGCAGCGTCGCCGCCAGGTAGTAGCTGGGCACGGCAACGACAAGCAGCACCGTGGCGGCCACCGTCGCCCGCAGCGCGCCCGTCCGGGCCCACCAGCCGAGCGCGAACGCGGCGACCGCCCAGGTGGCGGTGGAGTTGCCGAGTTCGGCGAAGGGGTACGGCACCCACTTGATCCAGACGAAGTCGAGCACACCGAGCAGGAGACCGGCGACGGGGGCGACGAGCGCCAGGGTGCGAGGTGCGGGTGGCATGACGGGAGCATACTCAGTATGCGATCGCGTACTGCGGTCAGGCGGACGGGCAGCGCTCCCGCAGCGTGGACACGCCGGGCCCGCCGAGGTCGTCGCAGTAGTCGGCCCGTCCGGCCATTGCCATGGTCAGCGCCAGCGTGGTGCCACTGACCAGCGGGCCGGCCCCGGCGGCGAAGGGCCCGTCGGTCGCCTCCACCCGGAGCCCCGCGATCGCGGTGCGCCCCGACACGGTGAAGTCCCGCCCGGCGAAGAAGCGGGCGACCGGCGTGACGGCCCCGACCGGCGGCGTACGGCCGAGGCCGAGCGGGCGGCGGATGTCCTGGGCATGCACGATCACCTCGCCGAGCCACGCCTCGGTCGGGCCGAACGTCGACGTGGTGCTGCCGATGACGCGCCGGAACCGGTCGAGGGTGTCCGCCGGGTCGGCGCCCCGGTGCTCGGCCAGGCGACGGTCGTTGTGCCGGTCGAAGTCGAACCGGGCGCTCAGAACGCTCGCCACCCACCGGACCCGGCCGACGCTGGCCGCCGCGGTCAGGTGGGCGACCACCTCCCGCACCGTCCACCGGCCACACAGCGACTGTCGCGCCCACTGTGCCGCGTCGAGCCCGGCCAGGTCGTCGGCGAGCGCGGCCCGTTCGGCGTGCGCGAGCGCCCACAGCTCGTCGCGGGACAAGGTGTCGGGCATGGAAGCCTCCAGCAATTCGATCCGTCCCCGGATAGGACCGCGCCCCGACCCCGGACTCATCGGCGCACCGGTCAACGGGTGAGGCCGACCAGCGTCGCCAGGCGGGCCACGCCGGGTGGCGCCGGGTGACCCCGGGCGATCTCCGCCACGACGGTACGCGCCACCGGGCGCAACCTGACCTCGGCCGGCGCGACGCCATCCGCCTCCACCACCGCCCGGCCGGCTCCGCGCAGGTCACCCAGTTGGAGGTACGCCCGCGCGGCATCCAGCAGGTAGGCGCCCCGAAACTCGACCGGCAGCCGCCGCCACGCCTCCCGCCGGAGCATGCGCTCGTGCCGGTACACGGCCTCGCCGCCGTCGCCCGACTTCGCCGCCGCCACCACGCGTGCCAGCTCGACGGCGGCCGGCCCGAAGCCGGCTGGGTGGGGCTCGTCACCAGCCTTGCGCCGCGCGGCCAACTCGGCGGCCCGATCCAACAACTCGCCAGCGCGGCGGGACTCGCCGCAGCCGGCAGCGGCGAGCGCGGCTTGAATCAGCAACGGCCCGTGCGCCGCACTCACCGGCGCGACGGCGGCCGTCACGGCCAGTGCCAACCGATCCTGGCCCAGCGCTCGCAGCGCCTCGCCCACCGACGCCACGGCCAACGCCGTCAGCATTGGATCGCCACCCGCCCCGGCCACCGCCCGGTCGGCGGCCAGCCACCCCAGGTCCGCCTCCCCCAGCTTGACCAGCACCGACGAGGCGGCCCGGAACACCTGAACCGGCAGTTCCGGCGCGGCACCGCGCATCCCTCGGGCCGAGTCGAGCAGCCCGGGCAGCAGGCGCACCGTCTGCGCATAGTGGGCATGCTGGTAGGTCAGCCACGCGTGTGCCACCCGCCGACGTAACTCCTCGTGCGACAGCGCGTTGCGACCGCTGTCGTAACTGGCGAGAGCCGCCCGAACCTCGTCGACCCCGTCCAACGTGCCCACCGACGGCGGGAACCGCTCGCCGAGCAGGACCGACGGCTCGACCCGCAGCACGTCGGCGATGTCCTGGATCACCGAGTAACGGTCCAGTCCACGCACCCCCCGCTCGACCTTGTCCACCCAGCTCTTCGACTTGCCGAGCCGGTCGGCGAGCATCTGCTGGGTCAGCCGGCGGCGCACCCGCCACCGGGCGACCCGCCGGCCGATCGGCTCACCGGTCACGCCGCCACCGCCGGTCCGGCACGGCCCGGGTGGTGTCCTCGATAGGTACGCGCTCCGCCTCGGCCTGCTCCAGCAGCCGCCGCTTCGCGGCCTCCCGTTCGGCCGCCTGGATCTGCTCACCCCGGCTCGGCTGTTCCTCACCTCGACCTCGCATTGCCACCTCCGTCGACAGGCGACGGAGACCTCACGAAAGTCGGCGGCCGTCGCATCCAACGCCAGCGAAGTCGACTACCAGAACGCGGACCAGATGGTGTGCGATGGGCGGCGTTGCGCTACCCGGGCACAAGGTTGCGCACGGTTGCGCGGGACCGACAGCGACGGTATCAACCCATAGGTTGGTCACCTGTGGTAGTTGCTTGATTCCTGGAGGTACACCTATGGTGCGGCCGGTCACCAATGCGGCACTCGAAGCGCTGCTGCATGCCGCCGGTTACCGCAATGCCCACGGAGCCTTGGCCCGCCAGCTCAACCATGCCGGTCGCCGGTACGGCACTTGGCGCTACGACGCCGCCAGCGTCTACTGGT is part of the Micromonospora sp. WMMD980 genome and encodes:
- a CDS encoding helix-turn-helix transcriptional regulator → MTGEPIGRRVARWRVRRRLTQQMLADRLGKSKSWVDKVERGVRGLDRYSVIQDIADVLRVEPSVLLGERFPPSVGTLDGVDEVRAALASYDSGRNALSHEELRRRVAHAWLTYQHAHYAQTVRLLPGLLDSARGMRGAAPELPVQVFRAASSVLVKLGEADLGWLAADRAVAGAGGDPMLTALAVASVGEALRALGQDRLALAVTAAVAPVSAAHGPLLIQAALAAAGCGESRRAGELLDRAAELAARRKAGDEPHPAGFGPAAVELARVVAAAKSGDGGEAVYRHERMLRREAWRRLPVEFRGAYLLDAARAYLQLGDLRGAGRAVVEADGVAPAEVRLRPVARTVVAEIARGHPAPPGVARLATLVGLTR
- a CDS encoding glutamate--cysteine ligase, coding for MGEDVGARTFSREDRARYREKVRRCLDVFAEMLRESRFDVERPMTGLEIELNLVDDNFDPAMRNADALEAIADEAFQTELGRFNVEINVAPRRLAGTGTAQFEEHVRASLNAAEQKARTVGAHMVMIGILPTLRPEHLTAETLSTNPRYALLNEQILAARGEDLPISISGVERLATTADSITPEAACTSTQFHLQVSPPQFADYWNAAQAVAGIQVALGANSPLFFGRELWRETRVPLFQQATDTRAEEIKAQGVRPRVWFGERWITSVFDLFEENVRYFPALLPVCDPEDPAATLASGGVPKLAELRLHNGTIYRWNRPVYDVLRGRPHLRVENRVLPAGPTVLDTVANGAFYFGLVRALAESDRPLWSQMSFSAAEENFTACSRHGIEAQVFWPALGYLPVTELVLRRLLPLAHHGLDRWGLDLAERDRLLGIIEQRCLTGRNGATWQVETLHRLESADHLDRPAALREVVRHYVDLMHSNRPVHEWPIP
- a CDS encoding Vms1/Ankzf1 family peptidyl-tRNA hydrolase translates to MQLSFLRPLYDRPGPWCSVYLDASRDTHDSRPQVDLRWRALKGDLLAQGADQVTVEAVEEVVRRHEPMPGDYGIAVFASRGRVVLTEYLSAPPLRDLATWATLPHTMPLVAQRGEQVAWVRVLADRTGADAMAVSAGGVPRRAQVTGRESRQLRRVRPGGWSQSRYQRAAMEAWHHNAGDAAAATADLAERVGADVVVVAGDIRATGMIAAQLPERWQDVLVRTDAGARTSGSDDTLMDDLTVQTVAEVADRRIAAALDRFGVQEDVGAGLDAVVAALQRNQVDTMLLVDDASADGELWVGPEPTEIATDPAQLADMSVADPQKVRADAALLRALIGTDADLTVLAPEEAPELTDGVGAVLRYVDAGTPGRGDG
- a CDS encoding DUF6518 family protein → MPPAPRTLALVAPVAGLLLGVLDFVWIKWVPYPFAELGNSTATWAVAAFALGWWARTGALRATVAATVLLVVAVPSYYLAATLLQGDDLAVIAAPTSLLWMASGVLAGVVFGVAGVWARTSGWREVVATALPVAVFLEEALRFAGKARTGYPGAWWNVAIDLVLAALLLELVGRSVRARLLAAAVALPLAVAGALVFTAVSG
- a CDS encoding maleylpyruvate isomerase family mycothiol-dependent enzyme, yielding MPDTLSRDELWALAHAERAALADDLAGLDAAQWARQSLCGRWTVREVVAHLTAAASVGRVRWVASVLSARFDFDRHNDRRLAEHRGADPADTLDRFRRVIGSTTSTFGPTEAWLGEVIVHAQDIRRPLGLGRTPPVGAVTPVARFFAGRDFTVSGRTAIAGLRVEATDGPFAAGAGPLVSGTTLALTMAMAGRADYCDDLGGPGVSTLRERCPSA
- a CDS encoding DUF3817 domain-containing protein — translated: MRDGWVRAFVVAAIAEACSWAALLAGMAVKYGPPRDEIGVQVFGPIHGALFVAYGLLVLVVARRRRWSLVQTGLALASAVPPFATVLFERWARRRGLLDAPAPAPADRTLTGVGG